One window of Novosphingobium sp. 9U genomic DNA carries:
- a CDS encoding YaiI/YqxD family protein — translation MQILIDADACPVKDETYRVALRYKVPVVVVSNSPIRTPREPLITRKLVSDAFDAADDWIVEQAGAGTVVITADILLADRCLKLGAQVVAPNGKPFTTSSIGAAIATRAIMADLRAGGDVVGGPPPFSATDRSRFLSALDQVVSKLKRQQGS, via the coding sequence ATCCAGATCCTGATCGATGCCGACGCCTGCCCGGTGAAGGACGAGACCTACCGCGTTGCGCTCCGCTACAAGGTGCCGGTGGTGGTCGTCAGCAACAGCCCGATCAGAACCCCACGTGAGCCGCTGATCACACGCAAGCTGGTGAGCGACGCCTTCGATGCGGCCGATGACTGGATCGTCGAGCAGGCGGGCGCCGGCACCGTGGTGATCACTGCCGACATCCTGCTGGCGGACCGCTGCCTGAAGCTCGGCGCGCAAGTCGTGGCGCCGAACGGCAAGCCGTTCACCACCTCCTCGATCGGTGCCGCCATCGCCACGCGGGCGATCATGGCGGACTTGCGCGCGGGCGGCGACGTGGTCGGTGGACCGCCGCCGTTCAGCGCCACCGACCGCTCTCGCTTCCTCTCTGCGCTGGACCAGGTGGTGAGCAAGCTGAAGCGGCAGCAGGGATCATGA
- a CDS encoding MFS transporter, with protein sequence MSTPPQERRAFAAMRHVRFRWFFGTYILAMMADNIEHVISYWVMYQKFHSPALGGFAVLSHWLPFLFFSIPMGGLADRIDPRRLIQIGMTLFICVSLAWGYLFATDSLQMWQAMLLLVMHGCAGVFWQTPSQLLLHAMVEPEELQSAVRLNATARYLGVLVGPAVGGAMLVWLGPTKGIFLNAAYFLPVILWLARVHYRREAAGRSAVKGLADVTRTLSEIGRRPAIVSMTLLAAAASGFIGNSYQAQMPKFAIDLGHGNPGAAYSMLLAADAAGALTAGFLLETFGGFRTTATTALFLALGWCLALGGFALSGSYPLALGLLFCAGFFELSFSSMAQAVVQIEAPGEIRGRVLGVFAMASLGCRAFAGITVGLIGSLAGVHHSLALAAAMLLVSVLVLIARNRRAGSLAVG encoded by the coding sequence TTGAGCACGCCACCCCAGGAGCGCCGCGCCTTCGCGGCCATGCGCCACGTCCGGTTTCGCTGGTTCTTCGGCACATACATCCTGGCGATGATGGCCGACAACATCGAGCACGTGATCAGCTACTGGGTCATGTACCAGAAGTTCCACTCGCCTGCGCTCGGCGGCTTCGCGGTTCTCTCGCACTGGCTGCCGTTCCTGTTCTTCTCGATACCGATGGGCGGTCTTGCCGACCGCATCGACCCGCGACGGCTGATCCAGATCGGCATGACGCTGTTCATCTGCGTCTCGCTGGCGTGGGGCTACCTGTTCGCGACCGACTCGCTGCAGATGTGGCAGGCCATGCTGCTGCTGGTCATGCACGGTTGCGCAGGCGTGTTCTGGCAGACGCCGAGCCAGCTGCTGCTCCACGCCATGGTCGAGCCGGAAGAGCTGCAGAGCGCAGTCCGGTTGAACGCCACTGCGCGCTATCTCGGCGTGCTGGTCGGGCCGGCGGTGGGTGGAGCCATGCTCGTATGGCTTGGGCCGACGAAGGGCATCTTCCTCAACGCAGCTTACTTCCTGCCGGTCATCCTATGGCTCGCCCGCGTGCACTACCGCCGCGAGGCAGCCGGGCGCAGCGCCGTGAAGGGCCTGGCCGATGTGACCCGCACTTTGAGCGAGATCGGCCGGCGGCCGGCGATCGTGTCGATGACGCTGCTCGCCGCTGCGGCATCGGGGTTCATCGGCAACAGCTATCAAGCGCAGATGCCCAAGTTCGCGATCGACCTGGGACACGGCAATCCGGGCGCGGCATACAGCATGCTGCTTGCCGCCGATGCCGCCGGCGCGCTGACTGCCGGGTTCCTGCTGGAGACGTTCGGCGGCTTCCGCACCACGGCGACGACGGCGCTGTTCCTGGCTCTTGGCTGGTGCCTGGCGCTGGGCGGCTTTGCACTTTCCGGGAGCTATCCACTCGCGTTGGGACTGTTGTTCTGCGCCGGCTTCTTCGAGCTCTCGTTCAGCAGCATGGCGCAGGCAGTGGTGCAGATCGAGGCGCCGGGCGAGATCCGCGGCCGCGTGCTCGGCGTGTTCGCCATGGCGTCGCTGGGCTGCCGCGCCTTTGCCGGGATCACGGTGGGCCTGATCGGATCGCTGGCGGGCGTGCATCACTCGCTCGCACTGGCCGCGGCCATGCTGCTCGTGTCAGTTCTGGTGCTGATAGCGCGTAATCGGCGCGCCGGATCGTTGGCAGTCGGCTGA
- a CDS encoding pirin family protein, with amino-acid sequence MSIRSSEAESVDLVILPPVRDLGDGFSVRRALPSAQRRMVGPFIFFDQMGPTAFGPGEGLDVRPHPHIGLSTLTYLLDGEIEHRDSVGSVQTIRPGAVNLMTAGSGIVHSERSPAASRSSGAPLFGLQTWIALPEALQEIAPAFDHYAVDQIPTLDADGVRMSLVVGQSDGLLSPVKTYSDTLYADLILASGARYQLKADHVERAVYVVAGTLEIVGQDGQFQAGEFVVFKPGAEIVLRGVGATRLMLVGGEPFPEARQIFWNFVSTSKERIEQAKNDWREGRFDRVAGDDEFIPLPENA; translated from the coding sequence ATGAGCATCCGTTCGAGCGAAGCCGAAAGCGTAGACCTGGTCATCCTGCCGCCCGTTCGCGATCTGGGCGATGGCTTCAGCGTGCGCCGCGCTCTGCCCTCGGCACAACGGCGGATGGTCGGGCCCTTCATCTTCTTCGACCAGATGGGTCCGACCGCGTTCGGTCCCGGCGAGGGCCTCGACGTGCGGCCGCACCCGCACATCGGCCTGTCCACCCTCACCTATCTGCTCGATGGCGAGATCGAGCATCGCGACAGCGTCGGCTCGGTCCAGACGATCCGGCCAGGCGCGGTCAACCTGATGACCGCCGGTTCGGGCATCGTCCACTCCGAGCGCAGTCCTGCAGCTTCGCGCAGCAGCGGCGCCCCCCTGTTTGGCCTGCAGACCTGGATCGCGCTCCCTGAAGCGCTGCAGGAGATCGCGCCCGCCTTCGATCACTATGCAGTCGACCAGATCCCGACGCTGGACGCAGACGGCGTGCGCATGTCGCTGGTGGTCGGGCAGTCGGACGGGCTGCTCTCTCCCGTGAAGACATACTCCGACACGCTCTATGCCGATCTCATCCTGGCAAGCGGCGCGCGCTACCAGCTCAAGGCCGATCACGTGGAGCGCGCGGTCTACGTCGTTGCCGGCACGCTCGAGATCGTTGGGCAGGATGGGCAGTTCCAGGCAGGCGAGTTCGTCGTGTTCAAGCCTGGCGCCGAGATCGTGCTGCGCGGTGTCGGCGCGACCCGGCTGATGCTTGTGGGCGGTGAGCCGTTCCCCGAAGCGCGCCAGATCTTCTGGAACTTCGTCTCGACGTCAAAGGAGCGGATCGAACAGGCCAAGAACGACTGGCGTGAGGGCCGGTTCGATCGCGTCGCCGGCGACGACGAGTTCATTCCGTTGCCGGAGAACGCGTAA
- a CDS encoding ABC transporter ATP-binding protein yields MSNDPAADIVIRARNVTLTLGTREAPTQILKGIDLDVERGTSTAILGPSGSGKSSLMAILAGLEQASGGEVEVAGVPFASLNEDGLARARRGRIGIVLQAFHLLPTMTALENVAVPLELAGMADAFARAEAELQAVGLGHRVHHYPAQLSGGEQQRVAIARAVAPRPGILFADEPTGNLDGATSGSIVELLFARQREAGATLLIITHDPALARRCGRVLTMADGRIAADERP; encoded by the coding sequence ATGTCGAACGATCCGGCCGCGGATATTGTGATCCGCGCACGCAATGTAACCCTGACGCTCGGCACGCGCGAGGCTCCGACGCAGATTTTGAAAGGCATCGACCTCGATGTGGAGCGCGGGACCAGCACCGCGATCCTGGGGCCGTCCGGTTCGGGCAAGTCGTCGCTGATGGCGATCCTCGCGGGGCTCGAACAGGCGAGCGGCGGCGAGGTCGAAGTGGCGGGCGTGCCCTTCGCCTCCCTCAACGAGGATGGGCTGGCACGGGCCCGGCGTGGCCGCATCGGCATCGTGCTCCAGGCGTTCCACCTGCTGCCGACCATGACCGCGCTGGAGAACGTGGCGGTGCCGCTCGAACTCGCCGGCATGGCAGACGCGTTCGCACGGGCCGAGGCCGAGCTGCAGGCGGTGGGCCTAGGACATCGCGTGCACCACTATCCCGCACAGCTCTCGGGCGGAGAGCAGCAGCGCGTGGCAATCGCGCGCGCCGTCGCACCGCGGCCCGGCATCCTCTTTGCCGACGAGCCGACCGGCAATCTCGATGGCGCGACCAGCGGCTCGATCGTCGAACTACTGTTCGCACGTCAGCGAGAAGCCGGCGCGACACTGCTGATCATCACCCACGACCCCGCACTCGCCCGCCGTTGCGGGCGCGTGCTGACCATGGCCGACGGACGCATCGCTGCGGACGAGCGGCCTTGA
- a CDS encoding arylesterase: MPAADGKLVVAFGDSLYAGYGVLPQQSFPARLEQALKAQGIAASVTNAGVSGDTTAAARRRLDFALGGVPRKPDLVMVNLGGNDMLRGIDPAETRANMTAICEELKRRGIPIMLTGMIAAPNMGRDYADRFNPIYPDLAKRYDAALYPFFLDGVVTRPELMQADHVHPTPAGIDIIVGKVAPLVAKTLASE, from the coding sequence GTGCCCGCAGCCGATGGCAAGCTGGTCGTCGCGTTCGGAGACAGCCTGTATGCGGGCTACGGCGTGCTGCCGCAACAGAGCTTCCCGGCTCGGCTGGAGCAGGCGCTGAAGGCGCAAGGGATCGCGGCCAGCGTAACCAATGCAGGCGTCTCGGGGGACACCACCGCGGCCGCTCGGCGCCGGCTGGACTTCGCGCTTGGCGGAGTGCCTCGCAAGCCGGATCTGGTCATGGTGAACCTGGGCGGAAACGACATGCTGCGCGGCATCGATCCGGCCGAGACGCGTGCCAACATGACGGCGATCTGCGAGGAGCTGAAGCGGCGCGGTATCCCGATCATGCTGACCGGCATGATCGCCGCGCCCAACATGGGCCGGGACTATGCCGACCGCTTCAATCCGATCTATCCCGACCTGGCGAAGCGCTACGACGCGGCGCTCTATCCGTTCTTCCTCGATGGCGTGGTGACGCGGCCCGAGCTGATGCAGGCCGACCATGTGCACCCAACGCCCGCCGGCATCGACATTATCGTGGGCAAGGTGGCACCGCTGGTGGCGAAAACTCTCGCATCCGAATGA
- a CDS encoding TPM domain-containing protein, with protein sequence MRKVLLSMAPITVALVAGCGSGGDAPSDAMSGAKRVEAIASTLQACSYDGRPVEAKPAALAGSAPNDCVVAVKKVMDFTGLPANFTVVSGPVPNAAAVIMLDNNQVPRRVIAFNPKFMDDARAQVGGSPWGPISIMAHEIAHHLSGHTIVPGGSRPEIELEADKFSGFVLQKMGASRDDATRMILKVGNVHGTPTHPDKQRRAQAIAQGWNESCLQARSTGCDGSGAGGEPLSTTAPSSPSTAPTAQPAVLPRPGSIPFKYGRFVIDETGKLDPGRARAMDQRLYDLARNVGAEFTILVVNDLRGLSAQDYAWEMMRQLRVGKLDVGNGAVAVVAPRQHQAAVAFGPGFAKEAEFSNPDKQLLQWVDAAWNYCNDADGCQAWTDNLFDVFRLTLSNVEHTKWTIQYPSLGALITHYDEVNAERMRTKRAFDPATDQPLGNLIRVSGTVTSMSAPTGPGQANPRILGGALGYTAVAMKTDDGYPVALYVSPRLAGLMPAGKLKQGQRYTMVGRLQQTGDKAKQYSAMWLFSYDPL encoded by the coding sequence ATGCGCAAGGTTCTGCTGTCGATGGCGCCGATCACCGTCGCGCTTGTTGCGGGCTGCGGCTCGGGCGGCGATGCGCCTTCCGATGCGATGTCCGGGGCCAAGCGGGTCGAGGCGATCGCTTCGACGCTGCAAGCCTGCTCCTACGATGGGCGGCCGGTCGAGGCCAAGCCGGCAGCGCTTGCCGGATCGGCACCGAACGATTGCGTGGTCGCCGTCAAGAAAGTCATGGATTTTACAGGCTTACCCGCCAACTTCACGGTAGTTTCAGGGCCGGTCCCCAATGCCGCTGCGGTGATCATGCTGGACAACAACCAGGTCCCGCGCCGGGTGATAGCCTTCAACCCGAAGTTCATGGACGATGCGCGCGCGCAAGTCGGCGGCAGTCCGTGGGGGCCGATCAGCATCATGGCGCACGAGATCGCACACCACTTGTCCGGGCACACGATCGTTCCGGGGGGAAGCCGGCCCGAGATCGAGCTGGAAGCGGACAAGTTCAGCGGCTTTGTCCTGCAGAAGATGGGCGCGAGCCGCGACGATGCGACGCGCATGATCCTAAAGGTCGGCAACGTCCACGGCACCCCGACGCACCCCGACAAGCAGCGCCGCGCCCAGGCGATTGCGCAAGGCTGGAACGAGTCCTGCCTGCAGGCACGTTCAACCGGTTGCGACGGCAGCGGAGCGGGCGGCGAGCCGCTTTCGACCACGGCCCCGTCTTCGCCGAGCACCGCCCCGACGGCCCAACCGGCGGTGCTGCCTCGCCCGGGCTCGATCCCGTTCAAATACGGCCGCTTCGTCATCGACGAGACCGGCAAGCTCGATCCCGGCCGAGCCCGTGCGATGGACCAGCGGCTCTATGATCTCGCCCGCAACGTCGGTGCCGAGTTCACAATCCTGGTGGTGAACGACCTGCGCGGATTGTCGGCACAGGATTATGCCTGGGAGATGATGCGGCAGCTTCGCGTGGGTAAGCTTGACGTCGGCAACGGCGCCGTCGCCGTGGTCGCGCCGCGTCAGCACCAAGCGGCCGTGGCGTTCGGCCCCGGCTTCGCCAAGGAGGCGGAGTTCTCCAATCCTGACAAGCAGTTGCTGCAGTGGGTTGATGCGGCCTGGAACTATTGCAACGATGCTGATGGCTGCCAAGCCTGGACGGACAACCTGTTCGACGTGTTCCGCCTGACGCTCTCGAACGTCGAGCATACCAAGTGGACGATCCAGTACCCCAGCCTCGGCGCCCTGATCACGCACTACGACGAAGTGAACGCCGAGCGCATGCGCACCAAGCGCGCGTTCGACCCGGCCACCGATCAGCCGCTGGGCAACCTCATTCGCGTGAGTGGCACCGTGACTTCTATGAGCGCGCCGACCGGACCCGGGCAGGCGAACCCGCGCATCTTGGGCGGCGCGCTGGGCTACACCGCCGTCGCCATGAAGACCGACGACGGATATCCAGTGGCGCTCTACGTTTCGCCGCGGCTCGCAGGTCTGATGCCGGCCGGCAAGCTGAAGCAGGGGCAGCGCTATACCATGGTGGGCCGCCTTCAGCAGACCGGAGACAAGGCCAAGCAGTATTCGGCCATGTGGCTGTTCAGTTACGACCCACTCTGA
- a CDS encoding spermidine synthase, which produces MRLIRNEDDFAILLERNELMSSDMFASEQALATMTCERLGGRPAPQLLIGGYGMGFTLRSALAALGPDAGVTVAEIVPEIIEWARGPMHGLTAECLDDPRVLLVMEDVAMLIDAAREAYDAILLDVDNGPEGLTRRLNDQLYSNRGLQSALDALKPRGILAIWSAGAEPSFTRQLARAGFEVTEVPVRALHDGTGDNHMIWFAQKPE; this is translated from the coding sequence ATGCGATTGATCCGCAACGAGGACGATTTCGCGATCCTTCTCGAACGCAACGAGCTGATGAGCTCGGACATGTTCGCCTCCGAGCAGGCGCTCGCCACGATGACGTGCGAGCGGCTGGGCGGGCGCCCTGCCCCGCAGTTGCTGATCGGCGGCTACGGCATGGGCTTCACCTTGCGCTCGGCACTGGCGGCGCTCGGTCCCGATGCCGGCGTGACCGTTGCCGAGATTGTGCCCGAGATCATAGAGTGGGCACGCGGGCCCATGCATGGCCTCACCGCCGAATGCCTGGACGATCCGCGCGTCCTGCTGGTGATGGAGGACGTCGCCATGCTGATCGACGCCGCGCGTGAGGCCTACGACGCGATCCTACTCGATGTGGACAACGGGCCTGAGGGGTTGACCCGCCGGCTCAACGACCAGCTCTATTCCAACCGGGGCCTGCAGTCGGCACTCGACGCGTTGAAGCCGCGCGGAATCCTGGCGATCTGGTCGGCCGGCGCAGAACCGTCGTTCACCCGCCAGCTCGCACGGGCGGGGTTCGAGGTGACAGAGGTGCCGGTGCGTGCACTGCACGATGGGACCGGCGACAACCACATGATCTGGTTCGCGCAAAAGCCCGAGTAG
- a CDS encoding DUF6481 family protein produces MAGYKEPGFQDRQKAAMEARQKALAKLKAKPPVDPEVLAERAAKAAEREQAQAEKRAAAKAEKEAKAAAEREAAEQARLAAEAAKPKERTAEELKAARDARYAARKARKK; encoded by the coding sequence ATGGCAGGATACAAGGAGCCAGGCTTTCAAGATCGCCAGAAGGCCGCCATGGAAGCGCGCCAGAAGGCCCTCGCCAAGCTGAAGGCGAAGCCGCCGGTCGATCCCGAAGTGCTCGCCGAGCGTGCCGCCAAGGCGGCCGAGCGCGAGCAGGCGCAGGCCGAGAAGCGCGCCGCCGCCAAGGCCGAGAAGGAAGCCAAGGCTGCCGCCGAGCGCGAAGCAGCCGAGCAGGCGCGCCTCGCAGCAGAAGCTGCCAAGCCCAAGGAGCGCACCGCAGAAGAGCTCAAGGCTGCCCGCGACGCTCGCTACGCCGCCCGCAAAGCGCGCAAGAAGTAA
- a CDS encoding ABC transporter permease: MQDLGWRASWRIARRDLEGGFHGLRLLLVCLFLGVATLATIGSLTSSITSELASRGRVLLGGDIEIAMSQRGTTPAEHASLAALGGVSDTVRTRAMARRAVPARGAPDAVLTELKSVDRSYPLYGTLKLSGGSYHPLTPDTILIDRALAERLLLRPGDTMRYGEASFRIAAIIADEPDRVGEGFTLGPVAIVSSEGLARTGLLQPGAMYESKYRVRLRPGIDPAAAVERLKSAHPSAGWEYKDRYRAAPGAVRFFERMGQFLALIGLAALVIAGIGVSNGVASYLAMRRTSIATFKILGASSADIARIYLLEIGAVALLAVVAGLAAGVVLPLVLVTLVRDVLPVAPGFGIYPLPLLTSAAYGLLIAFAFALPPLSRARAQPANAQLRGGVEARSRLDRRTVVAVTAAGALVVALALATAREPLFAAAVLGAVAAVLLVLLGIGAAIRYAAARLPRPRRPLLRLAFANLHRPGAQTVALVIALGLALTLFVTLAAIQTSLGSEITRAVPERAPNQFVLDVPSDERARFVEVVKQAAPEAQLNIVPALRGTIVAYGGQRVSDQARAADNAWILRGERGVTYSDTLPQGSDLVAGQWWPRNYAGPPLISLDQEAARTLKLKLGDTITVSILGREITARIASLRQVNWNTMGFNYVMVFSPNTLEGAPHSLTSTIDIDDRHEGAVARALLAAFPSASIIEVSEVLGQVRTILDRMATAILLSASVAILAGIAVLVGAIAASRQARSYDSVILKTLGATRAQILAAQALEYAVLAGLLCSVALALGIGAAWYVIVEVFEFRWAPDWGVVLATLAGGSMLTLGIGLIGSLPLLAVRVAPALRKL, encoded by the coding sequence GTGCAGGATCTCGGCTGGCGCGCCAGTTGGCGGATCGCCCGGCGTGATCTTGAAGGCGGTTTCCACGGCTTGCGGTTGCTGCTGGTCTGCCTGTTCCTGGGAGTTGCGACCCTGGCGACGATCGGCAGCCTGACGAGCTCGATCACCTCGGAGCTCGCCAGCCGCGGGCGGGTACTGCTGGGCGGAGACATCGAGATCGCGATGAGCCAGCGCGGCACGACGCCCGCTGAGCACGCCTCGCTAGCGGCCCTAGGCGGGGTAAGCGACACCGTGCGCACGCGCGCCATGGCACGGCGGGCGGTGCCGGCCAGGGGCGCTCCCGATGCGGTGCTGACCGAGCTCAAGAGCGTCGATCGCAGCTATCCGCTCTATGGCACGCTTAAGCTTTCGGGTGGTTCCTACCATCCACTCACCCCCGACACGATCCTGATCGACCGCGCACTTGCGGAGCGGTTGTTGCTGCGGCCGGGCGACACCATGCGCTATGGCGAGGCCAGCTTCCGCATCGCCGCGATCATCGCCGACGAGCCGGACCGCGTAGGCGAGGGCTTCACCCTCGGACCGGTCGCGATCGTCTCGTCAGAGGGGCTGGCGCGCACCGGCCTGCTGCAGCCGGGCGCGATGTACGAGAGTAAGTATCGCGTGCGATTGAGACCCGGCATCGACCCAGCGGCCGCAGTCGAGCGGCTCAAGTCCGCACATCCTTCCGCAGGTTGGGAGTACAAGGACCGCTACCGGGCAGCGCCCGGGGCCGTGCGCTTCTTCGAGCGCATGGGCCAGTTCCTTGCGCTGATCGGCCTGGCCGCGTTGGTGATCGCTGGCATCGGCGTCAGCAACGGCGTCGCCTCGTACCTTGCCATGCGACGGACGAGCATTGCCACCTTCAAGATCCTGGGCGCCAGCTCGGCCGACATAGCGAGGATCTATCTGCTGGAGATCGGGGCCGTGGCGCTGCTGGCCGTCGTGGCAGGCCTGGCCGCCGGCGTCGTGCTGCCGCTGGTATTGGTGACCCTTGTGCGCGATGTGCTGCCGGTCGCGCCGGGCTTCGGCATATACCCGCTGCCGCTGCTGACGAGTGCCGCGTACGGATTGCTCATCGCCTTCGCCTTTGCGCTGCCGCCGCTGTCTCGCGCGCGCGCTCAGCCGGCGAACGCTCAATTGCGCGGCGGGGTGGAGGCTCGATCCCGGCTCGACCGCCGCACGGTGGTAGCAGTGACCGCCGCCGGAGCGCTGGTCGTCGCTTTGGCGCTGGCGACCGCGCGAGAGCCGCTGTTCGCAGCGGCCGTGCTGGGCGCGGTGGCGGCCGTGCTGCTGGTGCTGCTCGGCATCGGCGCCGCGATCCGATACGCTGCCGCTCGCCTACCGCGTCCGCGCCGGCCCTTGCTGCGGCTCGCGTTCGCGAACCTGCACCGGCCCGGCGCGCAGACGGTGGCGCTCGTTATCGCGCTGGGGCTGGCGCTCACGCTGTTCGTCACGCTCGCGGCGATCCAAACGAGCCTTGGTAGCGAAATCACCCGGGCGGTGCCGGAACGTGCGCCCAACCAGTTCGTCCTCGACGTACCCTCGGACGAGCGCGCCCGCTTCGTCGAAGTGGTCAAGCAGGCCGCACCCGAAGCGCAGCTGAACATCGTGCCGGCCTTGCGGGGGACCATCGTCGCCTACGGAGGTCAGCGCGTGTCCGACCAGGCGCGCGCGGCCGATAACGCTTGGATCCTGCGCGGCGAGCGCGGGGTGACATACTCGGACACGCTGCCTCAAGGCAGCGACCTGGTCGCCGGGCAGTGGTGGCCCAGGAATTACGCCGGGCCCCCGCTGATCTCGCTCGACCAGGAGGCCGCGCGCACGCTCAAGCTGAAACTCGGAGACACCATCACGGTCAGCATTCTGGGACGAGAGATCACCGCGCGGATCGCCTCGCTGCGGCAGGTGAACTGGAACACGATGGGCTTCAACTACGTAATGGTGTTCTCGCCCAACACGCTGGAAGGCGCACCGCACAGCCTTACCTCCACCATCGACATCGACGACCGGCATGAAGGCGCGGTCGCGCGCGCGCTGCTGGCGGCGTTCCCGTCTGCCTCGATCATCGAGGTGAGCGAAGTGCTCGGCCAGGTGCGCACAATCCTCGACCGGATGGCGACTGCGATCCTGCTGTCCGCGTCGGTGGCGATCCTTGCAGGGATAGCGGTGCTGGTCGGCGCCATCGCCGCCTCGCGCCAGGCGCGCAGCTACGACAGCGTGATCCTCAAGACCCTGGGCGCCACGCGCGCGCAGATCCTGGCGGCGCAAGCGCTCGAGTATGCGGTGCTCGCCGGGCTTCTGTGTTCCGTCGCGCTGGCGCTGGGGATTGGCGCGGCGTGGTACGTCATCGTGGAGGTGTTCGAGTTCCGCTGGGCGCCCGATTGGGGCGTTGTGCTGGCGACACTCGCTGGTGGATCTATGCTGACCCTGGGCATCGGCCTGATCGGTTCGTTGCCGCTGCTGGCCGTGCGCGTCGCGCCAGCGCTGCGCAAGCTGTGA
- a CDS encoding DUF3597 domain-containing protein, protein MSLFGNIMNKIFHHDKAQAATPAAAAPQAAPAPTATPQPTPTPTPAAAPEPAPTAVDVGAVLEAMASMKPDHGGNYQSSIVDLLKLLDLDSGLSARKELAEELGVHAGEHGSAEQNIALHRAVMDKLAQNGGVVPDSLRN, encoded by the coding sequence ATGAGCCTCTTCGGCAACATCATGAACAAGATCTTCCATCACGACAAAGCCCAGGCGGCCACACCCGCCGCTGCGGCCCCACAGGCAGCGCCCGCACCGACCGCCACGCCGCAGCCCACGCCAACGCCTACGCCCGCAGCGGCGCCCGAGCCTGCCCCCACCGCGGTGGATGTAGGCGCGGTTCTGGAAGCGATGGCCTCCATGAAGCCTGACCACGGCGGGAACTACCAGTCCTCGATCGTCGACCTCCTAAAGCTGCTCGACCTCGATTCCGGTCTGTCGGCACGCAAGGAGCTGGCGGAGGAACTGGGCGTGCACGCCGGTGAGCATGGCTCGGCCGAGCAGAACATCGCGCTGCACCGTGCGGTGATGGACAAGCTCGCCCAGAACGGCGGCGTGGTGCCCGACAGCTTGCGGAACTAG
- a CDS encoding DUF3667 domain-containing protein: MLILRRAADAIRRATAPETAFIPDTAADAAWSDLSHCRNCGALLSTPYCSSCGQKAAKRLTWRAFVHETWERVRVFELQMLTTAARLLLSPGKVAREYVLGRRSANMHPLKLLVALVAVLVLMLAANRYFAQYDFARDAVVNRMAERVMLYANWSFSLGIFAIFLGSWTVLRRRLSYNVVEHATLAIYCQSVTLGLVIINLLPTMIWRDPQFVMWHKAASQYYMFAIKLAVVAAGYKQFFLLDLRSEWLRWACAVLVYAVTGWLLLRAYALAILWLVTS, encoded by the coding sequence ATGCTGATCTTACGACGGGCGGCCGATGCCATCCGCCGCGCGACGGCGCCGGAGACCGCCTTTATACCGGACACAGCCGCCGACGCGGCCTGGAGCGACCTCTCGCACTGTCGTAATTGTGGGGCTTTGCTCAGCACACCTTATTGCAGCTCCTGCGGCCAAAAGGCCGCCAAGCGCCTGACTTGGCGCGCGTTTGTGCACGAGACGTGGGAGCGTGTCCGCGTCTTCGAGCTGCAGATGCTGACCACGGCGGCGCGGCTGCTGCTGTCGCCCGGGAAGGTAGCCCGCGAATACGTGCTCGGCCGGCGTAGTGCCAACATGCACCCCCTCAAGCTGCTCGTCGCCTTGGTGGCCGTGCTGGTGCTGATGCTCGCCGCCAACCGGTACTTCGCACAATACGATTTCGCCCGCGATGCGGTCGTCAACCGCATGGCGGAGCGGGTGATGCTCTATGCCAACTGGAGCTTCTCGCTCGGCATCTTCGCAATCTTTCTAGGCTCGTGGACGGTGCTGCGCCGACGCCTCAGCTACAACGTGGTCGAGCACGCGACGTTGGCGATCTACTGCCAGAGCGTGACGTTGGGGCTGGTGATCATCAACCTGCTGCCGACGATGATCTGGCGCGATCCGCAGTTCGTGATGTGGCACAAGGCGGCATCGCAGTACTACATGTTCGCCATCAAGCTTGCCGTTGTCGCCGCAGGTTACAAGCAGTTCTTCCTGCTCGATCTCAGGTCCGAGTGGTTGCGCTGGGCTTGTGCGGTGCTCGTCTACGCCGTCACCGGATGGCTCCTGCTGCGCGCCTATGCGCTAGCGATCCTGTGGCTGGTCACGTCGTGA